The Aeoliella mucimassa genome includes the window GGCCAACCCGGAAAGCACGAGTTCATACAGTTGCACACTACTTGAGCTACCGCTGATTTCGGCGTAATAGGTGCCAGCAGTGGTCAGGTCTAAGCCGATGATCTCTTCTGTGCTGCCGGCTGCGGTGTCGTTGGCAAGTTCCATCACGGTGGTTCCATTGCTGTCGAAGATCGTCAGCAAGAGATCGTTTCGCGAATTGGCATCGAAGGTCGATTGTTGCCCTCCTTCCACCCCCTGGCGGAACTCTCCCCCCAGGGGAGTAAGCAAGGCTTCCAGGGTCATCGGCTGGTCGATTGTAAAGGAGTAGACGTCGACGTCGGTCGCGTTGGAAATGCTAACGAAGTCGGTCTCGGTGGGATCGACTTCCTGACCACCAGTGGCATCGGATCCGATGGAGAGTTCTCCGCCATCGATCAAACTGCCGAGGGAGGTTGCCAAGGAGTAGGTACCGTTGCCTTGGCCGTTGTTCGATTTCTCGTAGTAGTCTCCGTACAGGCCTTGCATGCCGCGAATGTCGTCGAGCTGTGGCCCGTCGATCGAAAGATCGATTACTGGCTCCATGAGCAGTACTTCCGACGAGGATTCTACGTGGAGGAGTCCCAAGGCGTGCCCGACTTCGTGCATCACGGTGTTACGAAACGCCAGGTAGTTATCAGAGCTATCGGCGAAGAATGAGGCCTCGCCGGTATCGATCACCACGTCGCCGACTTCGGGGAGCCAGGCGTACGCAAGCGTGTTGTTGCTACCATCGATATAACTGCCGGAGAAGCGAATATCGCCTCGCGTACCGAGGACTCCATCGTTGTAATATACTTCGCTTCCGGTATCGTTTGCTTCGTACTCAAAGGTAAGTCCCGAAACTTCGCCCCAGCGGCCGACGATGCTCTCAAAGAGTTCGAACCAAGGTCGTTCCGTCAGATCGGTGCTGGAAGAGGTAACGCCAAAGATGTCGTCCATGTACTCAATCAGGTCGCTGTCGCCTTCGCCGGGAATCGAAGTGCCATCGGGTACGATACTCCAGGAGAGCGTTGCCGGCGTACCGGACTCTCCAGCGCTTCCATAGGAAGTCGTCGACCAGCGTTCGTCTGGTACGTAGCCGAAGGCAAAGCTGGCAAACGTGATCGAACCAAGGAAGAAAGTGAACTGTAGTTTTGTAGCCACCGAGAACATTCCGCTACATCTCCGCTGCAAGATACGTCGCGGTGGGGTCACTGCCGCTGCTCTCCACCGAACTGCTGGCTAGTGCCCCACCGCTAACGCCTCGGGGTAAAATGTTTGTTTACGCCAACGCTAACTCGACTTGCGACGTGCTGCCCGGGAGATCCCCAGTAAACACATCGCGCCGGCGATAGCCGTGAAGTAGCTGGCCGGTTCGGGAACTACATGGGCGGGGGCCGCCTCGTAAGGGCTGGTGGCCGCCACGGCGGATACGATTGCTGATTCTTCAGAACCAGTATCGTCCGAATCACTGGTATCAGTCGAGGTGTCGTCGCTCGAAGTACCTCCAGCGGCGAGCATTTCGTCCAGGTAGGTTCCGATTTCGTCAGCAAAGGTAGTGTAAGTTGCTAGGTTATCGTTCAGGGTTGTTTGAGTATTTGTTAAGGTCTCTATTTGTTCCGTGATCCTCTCCTGGGCCG containing:
- a CDS encoding matrixin family metalloprotease, yielding MATKLQFTFFLGSITFASFAFGYVPDERWSTTSYGSAGESGTPATLSWSIVPDGTSIPGEGDSDLIEYMDDIFGVTSSSTDLTERPWFELFESIVGRWGEVSGLTFEYEANDTGSEVYYNDGVLGTRGDIRFSGSYIDGSNNTLAYAWLPEVGDVVIDTGEASFFADSSDNYLAFRNTVMHEVGHALGLLHVESSSEVLLMEPVIDLSIDGPQLDDIRGMQGLYGDYYEKSNNGQGNGTYSLATSLGSLIDGGELSIGSDATGGQEVDPTETDFVSISNATDVDVYSFTIDQPMTLEALLTPLGGEFRQGVEGGQQSTFDANSRNDLLLTIFDSNGTTVMELANDTAAGSTEEIIGLDLTTAGTYYAEISGSSSSVQLYELVLSGLALFIESGDFNGDGIVDLADYTLWRDSFGATGTTLAADGNGDHVVDALDYSIWKSQFGTSTGLGGMTDTTVVPEPAGGMLLLCFAAASLAMIKSATF